In a genomic window of Bemisia tabaci chromosome 1, PGI_BMITA_v3:
- the LOC109035228 gene encoding uncharacterized protein isoform X2 → MDKSATSSRGVRQSLSRIDEESVWERSINSSGSEELESFSPEPEKTPEKAKQKIQSLEEVVTNVQLDYETLKEYTVLERQVLNSEKLADLSLTQPDILASLFNRSLAMDQSCKSFTALDTDPDECTLSQSNAGDSSVNIDFCQEELQIVVKNLKVENEKLKTALEEREKALLNEKLPSTETSAVADLQLQIENLSQQNKEYKDRIESLIQLKQSCTDKNLKVDDLLRQIEQLKDENVRLRQEVESHQQLEDSSEDSSSEENFRVHQLLERQKNLQNQRDTLKNAEASLKAELEAAKQQLEEQDATLQRMKVEFQLPENSDVLSSLREYVIGLSNSGSRAENIPCKVELPDETLSLLKSQIEDLTQQLEDAKKLTVAPANPKLLTIGSDTSNSFDDRSIENLLAEIQSYNSEIEGLKSNIQELEMMLETKNNTISTLEESIINKDCIIQQLEEKSDHSTENLLAKINSYCSEIEGLKSNVHELEEMLKTKDTTIVTLEDTITDKDCIIRQLECKTNVLTSYMSFLTKHIENVTNNNNMLFLQLKEKCDRVIQLENHLQGVKKKFGKFADQKDTELDISNFFYNLFDIEEDSSENNTSTSLPSEPLNQSVANVLATPKSFLDFSMCLNNLFATNSVSSRSVGLDSWLNETSNYFHQLFESVHHNDSTADAIQDRSLADATDYFIHNLFKAPSAKFPDASLNGTCVSDQTFDTSNYWYTLFDSFQSKMNKSQIDNSQLNTTNMFGNLFKSRNSLSNSLNETAKTPSKSNLSLLYHSQAKHADQSLNSSDAVNLSVFKNMNEHQFSLSESMENQLLTSYDASSRENSKADLMKSNIVQPEIALCDGTLNSSAMFNGNYTCSEDPLKSFCADSTLIEGSSGFLSETLATEGSEYDLLMSPQSLLKKIVNLKILLNQFENGVEEISGRKIDISSSSDPFVCAFNVLMKSYRSAYDVLKSLIKSFNLDNLVPEELEIPIQEPTNLTSKYEAVERKLHDLSVDLNDVTSLMSGLEDQINLETVASKTLTETIIQKESHLQDLKNSSETSHDEPEVPDNILALEKELVALKSTLRVKEEKIRELSCKMEELKDKNVSEVQRCCHDLQAKTVHTDGILNGFVEELEKIEIETTSWKEKVSFLLMELNMQNLLLTHSHKFEEIEKQFTSIGGDFTGPSPNTVQDIKELLVRLLDRKAYAEETLLDLLSEVGVLKSVMESKETGLINQLQKQEAKIKELSEWKIDQMRSKTQDLDLDLSVKEESLQNLLEQVGGFNEDKEYYETEMIKFMKQIDSLTADLEDKDAEMSFLKEDWRIMLEESKEILKQNMLEVIIAEKVSQESRVAALISQLTALQSQEEMNSLKLQALDEKQANLLAVEEQLTNEKALCVKLKSQVEQLEGDLERCSQELSQALQEIDGLKSELECTDAKIKNLQSEVDNFESLKQSLSELMEKNSLHQEKNADLSKQLEIMLANKNGNETKIEDLTEKLKFLEANEAENIRKIAGLSEKLSSSEAEALYSKKQAENLEEELSVLKESKALFELKVTGLEKELAFLKEKEGKGVLELSDLMEELNTLKLEKSQIKQENNELVEKLEILRVNEADIQQKVIKLEETLKISEKNEAESKVKIVELELEVTTLKSNGEEIKQQIIDLNEESSASKLKEAEVEQENVNLVEELKVLKDSDGQSKLQIANLEEELSILRASEAENISKILLLESELSALKVDKTESGRQIAELTEELNTMKNLAQSNSGVADLVEELNTLKKDNEQLNETRLEQLEKMQARLVKVEEQLNDKVSIAAELESKLQSIEADKKQFEDRVNQMMEETDKLKEESKILANLAEDNSVKEQCIKDLTSQLEAQKEAAEERLEEVCLKLNETESELEEKQMALDSIQKKYEACIAEKAHLEKELKALQDESSTLAAVKSDLAKLTEDNAAKDKRIEEALSQLRNFEIEKKQNVHLPEVMEQTELKLAKTELELKEKEQLVSDLEEDKKYLEEGLMKLMEEVDNLKAQSDSSRQREEGKSAGENNECTETDKDEKLSGHLSALHMKLDDEEELISHLKDKLNKLSVEKSEKEAEISMLLEKLDNYQAKVENQLNEIDRLTKATLDQQCQTQQNGPLSITVLSEDISSQHDDEIKRLLQEISALSEANTKLKVEQAVLIEEKSDEMKNLEKIISDKTEELAQVLSEVEASKQLSTESKVEVEKIKMENNEALAKMVMQVKELTESVHEKSAVIESLKSEVDCLTQKLRSLETDFSVKTEEASKLQEELEGKSVEMHSLEKEVTEMKESLANLENAENQSEKLKLEVKTNEEMVEVFKNKMHALEEEIRFRKSEEETWTQKFAVLHEDIDNKVVEIEKLKKEVDQLSQSKNASISNQESKPHPFESPVKNSDELKEILAAKQQLIKEIQSLKPEYQADKIPVPCLVQELMTTIMEKQREIFTPILNESETLKKENQYFKSKENDTKKWIDDLEHENTKLQTSLKQKEVEISVASEKLSILTQKLENESDVVATLQSQLDSKVEGIAALELQVVELKEMTSTQQTEAELKLQDSEINKLNSECNDLRCKLLKEEDTVVSLRKLIEERTMKLTELNDEYVKLKGELAEVQLNNESLNKISTCKDDEISVLKEKLEQNILNIGEANEVKDKYNLLVKSKDALLAEVAALQQEINDKTEQNSSLADRLTKKEEEVSNLIKNTEEKTSQIASLTCAIDDKKAIIDQLEASLEQERSKMNIQKDSNAESEKIKSLNTEIKSLKDALSKHKLDQEASKGEMNKLKQQVNSLLEEIKLMESKLQIEKNRTAIQVSEVKVLEEEKKKILTSLQQLQEEKTALANRLEKLQTSFETSICSPSSESKKADPTSTPIMFKRSKQCEKLNRKNASLEKRMENLMEKEGKLKEVEESLRALLPSQSPSTLPAMVSLLKQKLEGADGSAARVSRELLEKDKKIEELAKIIDHNKEKMTALNAALKESEDKRKTLDEECVLTWQQCVSLEKDYAEALRREGELKRKLHESTTISESVLAEGDMAKLKDEKNALMKENQELVGQLRSVKNEKRQMVQDFYRAKAKVKESEAELVQLRSQVEALEKENHALDAKNSSLKAHLIQVTDEKENLSTNLNVLLCKYDKLETDKNTATDDQLSNLKSQIQKLKTELADKTAKITMLELQIQSENFPYRGKVAELETNLASYKKKCEDLRSQLRRYQASIQESTLHECPQCVSRRTKTKSEIGVQTMATLQLDGEMSSIVQNNAEAVMKDRVKKLEREHETMKRLCRMRASKISTLEQYIKQNNLPVPDSKENPESASARAAKTVEKESSFSSRLWPF, encoded by the exons ATGGATAAAAGTGCCACTTCAAGTCGAGGAGTAAGACAAAGTCTCAGCAGAATTGACGAAGAATCAGTGTGGGAGAGATCAATCAATTCATCTGGTTCGGAAGAGTT agaGAGCTTCAGTCCTGAACCTGAGAAGACACCAGAAAAAGCAAAACAGAAAATCCAGAGCCTTGAAGAGGTAGTCACTAATGTCCAGTTAGATTATGAGACACTGAAAGAGTATACTGTTTTGGAACGACAGGTTTTAAATTCTGAG aaattagCTGATCTTTCACTAACCCAACCAGATATTTTAGCAAGCCTTTTTAATCGCTCCTTAGCCATGGaccaaag ttGCAAGAGCTTCACTGCTCTGGATACAGATCCTGACGAGTGCACGTTAAGTCAAAGTAATGCTGGTGATTCTTCAGTGAATATTGATTTTTGTCAAGAAGAGTTACAGATAGTCGTGAAAAATCTTAAAGtggagaatgaaaaattaaaaaccgctCTTGAAGAAAGGGAGAAAGCcttattaaatgaaaaattgcccAGCACTGAAACATCAGCTGTTGCCGATCTACAGCTCCAAATTGAAAATCTATCTCAACAGAACAAAGAATACAAGGACCGTATTGAATCCTTGATTCAGCTGAAACAAAGCTGTACGGATAAAAACTTGAAAGTTGATGACCTGCTCCGTCAAATCGAGCAGCTAAAAGATGAAAATGTTCGTCTGCGGCAAGAAGTGGAATCTCATCAACAGCTGGAAGATTCATCGGAGGATTCCTCCAGTGAGGAGAATTTCCGAGTACACCAGTTGCTAGAACGTCAAAAAAATCTACAAAACCAAAGAGACACTCTAAAAAACGCAGAGGCAAGTCTGAAAGCAGAACTCGAAGCTGCCAAACAACAGCTTGAAGAACAGGACGCCacattgcaaaggatgaaagtAGAGTTTCAGCTCCCAGAAAACTCAGATGTTCTCAGCTCTTTACGAGAGTATGTCATTGGCTTGAGTAACTCAGGTAGCCGCGCTGAAAACATTCCTTGCAAAGTTGAATTGCCTGATGAAACACTGTCTTTGCTCAAGAGCCAAATCGAAGACCTGACTCAGCAGCTGGAAGATGCTAAGAAATTAACTGTAGCACCTGCGAACCCCAAATTGTTAACCATTGGCTCTGATACGTCAAACAGTTTCGACGATCGTTCTATAGAAAATCTTTTGGCTGAAATTCAATCATATAATTCTGAAATTGAGGGGCTAAAGTCAAACATCCAAGAACTTGAAATGATGCTGGAAACTAAAAATAACACCATTTCTACCTTGGAGGAAAGTATTATTAACAAAGACTGTATTATTCAGCAGTTAGAGGAGAAATCTGATCATTCTACAGAAAATCTATTGGCTAAAATTAATTCGTATTGTTCTGAAATTGAGGGGCTAAAATCAAACGTTCATGAACTGGAAGAAATGCTCAAAACCAAAGATACCACCATCGTTACCTTGGAGGACACTATTACCGACAAAGATTGTATCATCCGGCAGTTAGAGTGTAAAACTAATGTCTTGACTTCATACATGTCTTTTCTCACAAAACACATCGAAAATGTcaccaacaacaacaacatgcTCTTTTTGcaactgaaagaaaaatgcgACAGAGTTATCCAGCTAGAGAACCATTTGCAAGGTGTCAAAAAGAAGTTTGGAAAATTTGCTGATCAGAAAGATACTGAACTGgacatttcaaactttttctacAACTTATTTGATATTGAAGAAGATTCATCTGAAAATAATACCTCTACATCACTTCCATCTGAGCCTCTAAACCAAAGTGTTGCCAACGTTCTCGCAACTCCCAAATCCTTCTTAGATTTCTCAATGTGCCTTAATAATCTCTTCGCAACCAATTCCGTAAGTAGCCGCTCAGTAGGTTTAGACTCATGGTTGAATGAGACCTCTAACTATTTCCACCAGCTTTTTGAATCTGTGCACCATAATGATTCCACGGCTGATGCAATCCAAGATAGATCACTTGCCGATGCCACCGACTATTTCATCCATAATCTCTTCAAGGCACCAAGCGCAAAATTCCCTGATGCATCTTTGAATGGTACATGTGTTTCTGATCAAACCTTTGATACCTCTAATTATTGGTATACTTTATTTGATTCTTTCCAAAGCAAAATGAACAAGTCACAAATTGACAACAGCCAGCTAAACACTACTAATATGTTTGGTAATCTGTTCAAATCTCGCAACTCTTTAAGTAACTCTCTCAACGAAACTGCAAAAACTCCCAGCAAAAGCAATCTCAGTCTCTTATACCATTCTCAAGCAAAGCATGCAGATCAGTCATTGAATTCATCTGATGCTGTCAACTTGTCAGTGTTCAAGAATATGAATGAGCACCAATTTAGCTTAAGTGAAAGCATGGAAAATCAGCTTTTAACCAGCTATGATGCCTCatcaagagaaaattcaaaagctgATTTAATGAAATCGAATATCGTACAACCTGAGATTGCCTTATGCGATGGCACATTAAATTCATCTGCAATGTTCAATGGCAATTACACTTGTTCAGAGGATCCACTAAAGTCATTCTGTGCCGACTCAACTCTCATTGAAGGCTCCTCTGGTTTCCTGAGTGAAACACTGGCAACAGAAGGAAGTGAGTATGATCTTCTTATGAGCCCTCAGTCTCTCCTGAAGAAGATTGTGAATTTGAAGATTTTGCTGAATCAGTTCGAGAATGGCGTGGAGGAAATTTCTGGGCGCAAGATTGACATCAGTAGCTCCTCTGACCCATTTGTCTGTGCTTTTAATGTTTTGATGAAGAGCTATCGGTCTGCCTATGATGTCTTGAAGAGTCTTATTAAATCTTTTAATCTAGATAACTTAGTACCAGAAGAGTTAGAAATCCCTATCCAGGAGCCAACAAACTTAACTTCGAAGTATGAAGCTGTTGAAAGGAAACTCCACGACCTTTCTGTCGACCTGAATGACGTCACAAGCCTAATGTCTGGCCTAGAGGACCAGATAAATCTTGAAACAGTCGCATCCAAAACACTGACAGAGACAATCATTCAAAAAGAATCTCATCTTCAAGACCTGAAAAACTCATCAGAAACATCCCATGATGAGCCAGAAGTGCCAGACAACATTTTAGCCTTGGAAAAAGAGTTAGTGGCTTTGAAAAGCACCCTTAGAGTCAAGGAAGAGAAAATCAGAGAGCTCTCTTGCAAAATGGAAGAACTGAAGGATAAGAATGTATCTGAAGTTCAAAGATGCTGTCATGATCTTCAAGCCAAAACTGTTCATACCGATGGCATTTTAAATGGCTTtgttgaagaattggaaaaaattgaaattgagacCACCTCCTGGAAAGAAAAAGTCTCCTTCCTGCTGATGGAACTGAATATGCAGAATTTGCTCCTAACTCATTCACACAAGTTTgaagaaatagaaaaacaaTTTACGAGCATTGGCGGAGATTTTACCGGCCCAAGCCCTAATACTGTGCAAGATATCAAAGAGCTTCTTGTTCGTCTCCTTGATAGAAAAGCATACGCAGAAGAAACATTGTTAGATCTGCTAAGTGAGGTTGGGGTATTGAAGTCTGTCATGGAATCTAAGGAAACTGGTTTAATAAATCAGCTACAAAAGCAAGAAGCAAAAATCAAAGAACTTTCAGAGTGGAAAATTGACCAAATGCGGTCTAAAACTCAAGATCTGGACCTTGATTTAAGTGTCAAAGAAGAATCCTTACAGAATCTTCTGGAACAAGTTGGTGGCTTTAATGAAGACAAAGAATACTATGAAACTGAAATGATTAAATTCATGAAGCAAATTGATTCCTTGACTGCAGACCTTGAAGACAAAGACGCTGAAATGAGTTTCCTGAAAGAAGATTGGCGCATTATGCTTGAAGAGTCCAAGGAAATACTCAAGCAGAATATGTTAGAAGTCATCATTGCAGAAAAAGTGTCTCAGGAGTCTCGCGTGGCGGCTTTGATTTCCCAGTTGACCGCACTGCAGTCACAGGAAGAAATGAATTCACTTAAGCTGCAAGCTCTTGACGAGAAACAGGCTAACCTTCTGGCTGTTGAAGAGCAGTTGACCAATGAAAAGGCTTTATGTGTCAAGTTGAAGTCGCAAGTTGAACAATTGGAGGGTGACCTTGAAAGATGCTCGCAAGAACTTTCACAGGCTTTGCAAGAAATTGATGGTTTAAAGTCTGAATTAGAATGCACAGACGCCAAGATCAAGAATTTGCAGTCGGAGGTTGATAACTTTGAGTCCCTGAAACAATCATTGTCTGAACTAATGGAGAAGAATTCATTGCATCAAGAGAAAAATGCAGATTTGTCAAAACAACTGGAAATTATGTTAGCGAACAAAAatggaaatgaaacaaaaattgaagatCTTACcgagaagttgaaatttttggaggcaAATGAAGCTGAGAATATAAGGAAGATTGCTGGTCTTTCTGAAAAGTTAAGCTCCTCTGAGGCAGAAGCGCTTTACAGCAAGAAGCAAgcagaaaatttggaggaagaATTGAGTGTTTTGAAAGAAAGTAAAgctctatttgaattgaaagttACTGGTCTAGAAAAAGAGTTGgcctttttgaaagaaaaagaaggaaaaggtGTCTTGGAACTGTCAGATTTAATGGAAGAGCTTAACActctaaaattagaaaaatcccagatcaaacaagaaaataatgaactagttgaaaaattggaaattttgagagtGAATGAAGCTGACATCCAGCAAAAAGTTATAAAGCTCGAAGAGAcgttaaaaatttctgaaaaaaatgaagctgaaaGTAAAGTGAAAATCGTGGAGCTAGAATTAGAGGTAACCACTCTGAAATCAAACGGAGAGGAAATAAAGCAACAAATTATAGATCTCAACGAAGAATCGAGTGcatcaaaattgaaagaagCCGAGGTCGAACAGGAAAATGTCAACCTAGTTGAAGAATTGAAAGTGTTGAAAGACAGTGATGGCCAGAGCAAACTGCAAATCGCAAACTTAGAGGAGGAATTGAGCATTTTGAGAGCAAGTGAAGcggaaaatatttcgaaaatctTACTTTTAGAATCAGAGTTATCTGCTCTGAAAGTAGATAAAACTGAAAGCGGAAGGCAAATTGCTGAATTAACTGAAGAGCTTAACACTATGAAAAACCTCGCTCAAAGCAATTCCGGAGTTGCAGATCTAGTTGAAGAGCTAAACACTCTCAAGAAAGACAATGAACAATTAAATGAAACCCGGTTGGAACAACTTGAAAAGATGCAGGCACGACTTGTTAAAGTGGAAGAACAGCTCAATGACAAGGTGTCAATTGCAGCAGAGCTAGAGTCTAAATTGCAAAGCATAGAGGCCGACAAAAAGCAGTTTGAGGATAGAGTCAACCAAATGATGGAAGAAACAGACAAGCTGAAGGAAGAGTCCAAGATTCTAGCCAATTTAGCAGAGGATAATAGCGTCAAAGAGCAGTGCATTAAAGATCTGACGAGCCAACTTGAAGCGCAGAAAGAGGCAGCAGAGGAAAGACTGGAAGAGGTATGCTTGAAGCTGAATGAAACTGAATCAGAATTAGAAGAGAAGCAAATGGCCTTGGACAGTATTCAAAAGAAGTATGAAGCTTGCATTGCTGAGAAGGCTCACTTGGAGAAAGAGTTGAAGGCTCTGCAAGACGAGTCATCAACTCTTGCTGCAGTGAAAAGCGACCTAGCCAAACTGACCGAAGACAATGCAGCCAAAGACAAGCGCATTGAAGAGGCATTAAGTCAATTACGCAactttgaaattgagaaaaagcaGAATGTCCATTTACCGGAGGTAATGGAACAGACAGAGTTGAAGCTCGCCAAAACGGAACTTGAATTGAAGGAAAAGGAACAACTTGTATCAGATTTAGAGGAGGACAAAAAATACCTTGAAGAGGGCTTGATGAAGTTGATGGAAGAAGTTGACAATTTGAAAGCACAATCAGATTCCAGTAGGCAACGAGAAGAAGGAAAGTCTGCAGGAGAAAATAATGAGTGCACGGAAACtgacaaagatgaaaaattatCAGGACATCTGTCTGCCCTTCACATGAAATTGGACGATGAGGAAGAGCTAATTTCACACTTGAAAGATAAGCTCAATAAATTATCTGTTGAGAAGAGTGAAAAAGAAGCTGAAATATCAATGCTTTTAGAGAAATTGGATAACTATCAGGCCAAAGTTGAAAACCAGCTTAACGAAATCGACAGACTAACAAAGGCCACTCTTGATCAGCAATGCCAAACCCAACAAAACGGGCCTCTGTCAATAACAGTCCTCAGCGAAGACATTTCCTCTCAGCATGATGATGAGATTAAAAGGTTACTTCAAGAGATCTCTGCTCTATCTGAAGCTAACACCAAACTTAAAGTTGAGCAAGCTGTGCTCATTGAGGAGAAATCAGACGAgatgaaaaatctagaaaaaataatttcagataAAACTGAAGAACTCGCTCAAGTCTTGTCTGAAGTGGAGGCCAGTAAACAACTTTCAACAGAGTCTAAAGTTGAggtagaaaaaattaagatggaAAATAATGAAGCCTTAGCAAAGATGGTCATGCAAGTCAAGGAACTCACAGAATCGGTTCATGAGAAATCTGCTGTAATTGAAAGCctgaaaagtgaagttgattgcCTAAcacaaaaattgagatctttagAGACAGACTTCAGCGTCAAAACGGAGGAAGCCTCGAAGTTACAAGAAGAACTCGAAGGAAAGTCAGTGGAAATGCATTCATTAGAAAAAGAAGTAACTGAAATGAAAGAAAGTCTTGCTAATCTTGAAAATGCAGAAAATCAGTCAGAGAAACTAAAATTGGAAGTGAAGACAAATGAAGAGATGGTAGAAGTATTCAAGAATAAAATGCATGCACTTGAAGAAGAGATTCGGTTCAGAAAATCTGAAGAGGAAACCTGGACGCAAAAATTCGCTGTGCTTCATGAAGACATAGACAACAAAGTGGTAGaaattgaaaagttgaaaaaagagGTCGACCAGCTGAGTCAATCCAAAAATGCATCCATCTCAAACCAGGAAAGTAAGCCACACCCATTTGAGTCCCCAGTAAAAAATTCCGACGAATTAAAAGAAATACTGGCTGCCAAACAACAGCTTATCAAAGAGATCCAGTCACTGAAACCTGAGTACCAAGCGGACAAAATCCCTGTCCCTTGTCTAGTCCAGGAGCTGATGACCACTATCATGGAAAAACAGAGAGAAATCTTCACTCCAATCCTAAATGAATCcgaaacattgaaaaaagagaATCAATACTTCAAATCGAAGGAAAATGACACCAAAAAATGGATTGATGATTTGGAGCATGAGAACACGAAACTTCAAACTTCTCTTAAACAGAAGGAGGTGGAAATATCTGTAGCTAGTGAGAAGTTGTCCATTCTGacccaaaaactggaaaatgaaTCAGACGTAGTAGCAACTCTTCAGTCACAGCTGGACTCTAAAGTTGAAGGCATTGCAGCATTAGAGCTGCAAGTAGTTGAGCTGAAAGAAATGACTTCAACCCAACAAACAGAAGCTGAGTTGAAATTACAAGATAGTGAGATCAATAAATTGAACTCGGAATGCAATGATCTGCGTTGCAAATTACTCAAAGAAGAAGATACTGTTGTCTCTCTACGGAAACTAATTGAAGAAAGAACCATGAAGCTTACAGAATTGAATGACGAGTATGTAAAATTAAAGGGAGAACTAGCCGAAGTTCAACTCAATAATGAGTCTTTGAACAAAATCAGTACATGTAAAGATGATGAAATCAGcgttctcaaagaaaaattagagcAGAACATCCTCAACATCGGTGAGGCCAATGAGGTAAAAGATAAATATAACCTCTTGGTCAAGTCAAAAGATGCTTTATTGGCAGAAGTTGCAGCCTTGCAACaagaaattaatgataaaacGGAGCAAAACTCGTCGTTGGCAGATCGATTgaccaaaaaagaagaagaagtttctaatttgatcaaaaatacaGAAGAGAAGACATCTCAGATTGCCAGCTTGACATGTGccattgatgataaaaaagcTATCATCGATCAGCTGGAAGCATCGCTAGAACAAGAACGCTCTAAAATGAACATCCAGAAGGATAGTAATGCTGagtctgaaaaaatcaaatcattAAATACTGAAATCAAGAGTTTAAAGGATGCCCTGAGCAAGCACAAGTTGGATCAGGAAGCCTCTAAAGGTGAGATGAACAAACTAAAACAGCAAGTAAACTCACTGTTGGAAGAGATCAAGTTAATGGAATCAAAACTCCAGATTGAAAAGAACCGCACTGCGATCCAAGTCTCAGAGGTGAAGGTCCttgaagaagagaagaaaaaaatcttgacgAGTTTGCAACAGCTCCAGGAAGAGAAAACTGCACTAGCAAACCGCCTTGAAAAACTACAGACAAGCTTCGAAACCTCCATCTGTTCCCCCTCTTCAGAATCCAAAAAAGCTGACCCCACTTCAACGCCCATCATGTTCAAGCGTAGCAAGCAATGCGAGAAACTGAACCGTAAAAATGCTTCCCTCgaaaaaagaatggaaaatCTCATGGAAAAAGAGGGCAAGCTCAAGGAGGTGGAAGAGTCTCTGAGGGCTCTGCTACCCTCACAGAGTCCTAGCACACTTCCTGCCATGGTGTCCCTGCTGAAACAGAAACTAGAAGGAGCTGACGGAAGTGCAGCCCGTGTGTCAAGAGAGCTGTTGGAAaaggacaaaaaaattgaagagctgGCAAAAATTATCGATCACAACAAAGAGAAGATGACTGCTCTTAATGCAGCGCTAAAAGAAAGTGAAGACAAGCGGAAAACGTTGGATGAGGAATGCGTGCTGACGTGGCAACAGTGTGTCTCACTCGAAAAAGACTATGCTGAGGCCTTGCGGCGCGAAGGTGAGCTCAAACGCAAACTGCATGAATCGACAACTATTTCAGAGTCTGTTCTGGCCGAGGGCGACATGGCAAAACtgaaagatgagaaaaacgcTCTCATGAAGGAGAACCAAGAGTTGGTCGGGCAGCTGCGTAGTGTAAAGAATGAGAAGCGGCAGATGGTGCAAGACTTTTACAGGGCAAAGGCAAAAGTCAAGGAGTCAGAGGCAGAATTAGTACAGCTGCGGAGCCAAGTTGAAGCGCTAGAAAAAGAGAACCATGCACTGGACGCCAAGAATAGCAGCCTGAAGGCACATCTTATCCAGGTTACTGATGAAAAGGAAAACTTGAGCACCAACTTGAATGTGCTTCTCTGCAAGTATGATAAGCTGGAGACCGACAAAAATACAGCCA CTGATGATCAGCTGTCAAACCTGAAGAGTCAAATCCAGAAATTGAAAACTGAACTAGCTGACAAGACTGCAAAAATCACAATGCTGGAACTGCAAATCCAGAGTGAAAACTTCCCATACCGTGGCAAAGTTGCTGAATTGGAAACAAATCTTGCCAGCTACAAGAAgaag TGCGAGGATCTTCGATCCCAGCTGAGACGGTACCAGGCATCCATTCAAGAGTCAACACTGCACGAATGCCCTCAATGTGTCTCACGGCGAACCAAGACCAAGTCGGAGATCGGAGTCCAGACAATGGCCACTTTACAACTAGATGGTGAAATGAGCTCCATCGTTCAG AACAATGCCGAGGCTGTAATGAAGGATCGTGTAAAAAAACTGGAAAGAGAACATGAAACTATGAAACGGCTGTGTCGTATGCGAgctagcaaaatttcaactctagAACAATACATCAAGCAGAACAACTTGCCTGTTCCGGACAGCAAAGAGAATCCTGAATCAGCATCTGCGCGAGCAGCAAAAACAGTAGAGAAAGAATCAAGCTTCTCTTCAAG GCTGTGGCCATTCTAG